AGAGATTATACAAGTCCACTCCTATATTGTAGAGGAAGTAACCTGAAAATAGGATTCCGACCAATCCTAGGATTATGTAGCCTATGGCCCCTATACTCTCTAATGCTGCCATGAATCTGTGCGTGAATTTGAATGGTGTCTTCTCAGATCCATAGACTATCGCACAGAATATGAATCCTGCTGCTATGATCGCACCACCCTGGAAACCTCCTCCAGGGGTTATATGACCCCCTAATATTGTTGAAATTCCAAGACATATTATGAGTATTGATGCTGGGAATGCGAATATTTTAAGTATGGTGCTCATACCTATTTCCCTCCAAGTTCTACTTTCCCTCTTCCAAAGATGAGTAATGTTACAATAACCGCTGTAACTAATATTAGAGCTTCACCTAAGGTATCATATCCTCTCCAATCGAACACAACAATTGTAACCATGTTGGGGGCTATCCTTGTACCTACATAATTGTATATCCAACTTATACCCGGATTAAGGACTTTATAAAGGCCTATTATGGTGTCAAAAAGCGTGACCCCGAAGATAACTAATGAGAATGTTACTATAAGGCTTCTAATCCCTTCAGACATTTATATTCCCCCAGTAGAGTAATGTTATTAAAACTCCGAAGGTTAAAATGACATAGAATATCATTTTATGGAATGAATCAGTTTGCTCTCTCCGTAGGATAACCGTAATAGGGGTCATTGAAATTAACATGAACCCCATTAATAAAAGGACAAGGACCATTATGTAAATATTCACTTTCCTTATCATCAATATCACTAGGAATATCGTGGATACAATGGTGAGTTCAGCTGTTAAGACAGCAGAGGTGGATATATTCGTTACTCGCGCCTCCTTCTTAGTCTTCTCTTCTATCTCCCTTATCTTCTCGATTATACTATCATATAATGTCATGATCTCCTCCTCTCATCATAGCATGAGTGCATGGATTATGCTCCCAAATTGTGAAGTTGCAAGTTGTGGGAGAATACCAAGGATTGTGCAGATCACCAACAATATTATCATGGAAAATATCGTGGAAGAGGGTATCCTCTCAGTTTTAACTTCAAGTCCCATTGGCTCCGGTTTCAAATAGATTGAATAGTATGCCTTCATAAAGGTCATGAATGTAATTATACTCAACAATATCATTATAATGGCAAGTTCAGGGAACCCAGCGCTTATAGCAGATTCTATGAGCATCAATTTGCTCTGGAAGACATTAAATGGTGGTATGCCAGCCATTATAAAACCTGCCAAAATCATGAGCCCGGCCACGCCAGGTTTATACTTTAAAAGACCTCCCAGTTTATCTATTTCACTTGTACCCGTCTGGTAGAGTATTGTCCCAAAGCCTAAGAAAAGGCAAGCAGTTACTATGGCCTCGTTCACTGCCTGGAAAAGACCTGCTGTTATGCTCATAGCAGTCCCTAATCCCAGTCCTATCCCAATATAGCCTAATTCTCCAACTGCAAGGAAACCTATCAAACGTTTGAAGTCTGTCTGCATGATGGCCATGCTAATACCAAGGGCCATGGCTGCAATAGAAAATATGATAATAGCCCATCTCACAACTGGGATATAGTAGAATAATCTGAGTATGATCACGCCCAAGGCTACAAGGGTGAATACTGAGAATGCTTGGATGAGGGAGGCTGCATGTGGAAGGGCCTTACTGTACAATCCTGACTTTATTGTGTGGAATGGTGGCAAGCCTGACCCATAAAGCCATCCAAAGAATATTAGTCCCGCAGCTGTTAAAAATATTGGATTACTCTGGTCTATTAGCCCGTTCTTCATGGCGAATATCATGTCTGATATGTTAACATTCCCTATAGCACCTAATAGTAGGGCCACGCCCAAGAGCAGCATTGGCGCTGCAACACCTCCAAGGAAAAGGTACCTTAGGGCCATTTTATAACTTCCCTTGATATTGGAAGAGAGTATTATGCCTGCTTGTGAAATTGCAGCTATCTCAAAGAAAACATACAAGTTGAATATGTCATCTGCCAATATAATAGCTGTTACAGCTGCGGTGGCCATGAACATTAGGAAGGAGTAGACCCCTGATGGTCTTTTAACCTCGTTTAGTGATGTGAAGATCGCGAGGAAAGCTACGATTCCAAGTATGAAGATGAATATTCTCTGGGCGCTGTTGAAGATGTAGGTTATCGCGGGGTGGAATTTGGCTAAATACGATCCTGTAATATATGCTGGCAGATACTTTGCAAGGGTGGGGTTTTCCACGATTGGTGGGTATCCTCCAAAATAATAGGCTCCATAACTTGCGATTAAAGGGATTATTGGGAGTACTATCGCAACGGTCAATGCTAATATTTTGATTGTTCTATCCTTTTTATGGAGTAGGTTCAAGAGTAGACCGCATAGGATTGGTAGTATCACCATCAGGGCAATAAGGGATTTCATATGCTAATCCTCTCCTTTTAGTCTTCAAGTATTTTTGATGAAAGGCTACCATGTCTATGGTATAATACGATTATTATAGCTAGCATGACTGCTAGGGTGCTTGCACCGATAACTATACTTGTAAGTACGAGAGCAAATGGCAAGGGATATGATGCGTTCTGGGCAAACCATGAACTTGGCATTCCTGGCATGTGAATATATACTATGCCACCGGGCTTGTAGCCTAGGGTCACCAGGAAAAGGTTAACACCGTCACTTATAAATGAGAGTGCTATCACCTTCTTTATGAGGTTGTCAATGAAGAAGACGCCTATAATCCCGATTAGGATTAGGCTTGCTGCTGTGAAGAATGATGCTAATTGTACTGGTATCATTCCTCCATCCTCCTTGTCTTATAGACTGCGAGTGCGAAGAATACCGGTATTATTGCGGATCCTACGATTGCTTGTGTCAATGCGACATCCGGGGCGAGTAGAAACTGGTAAAGGAATGCCATGGACGCTCCTGGGACACCTGTCAATATAGCTGCCTTTAGAAGGTCCCTTTGGATCAATGCTAATATAGCTCCTAGTACTATTATGATCATTATCAAGTATTCAATCATGGTCCTCCTCTCCATAATAGTATGCGTTTGCGATTGCATGGGCTGCGAATGGTGCTAATATGAAGTATGTGATTGCGAGAAGTGGCTCATATAATGTTAAAAGGGCGATGATACATGCGATATCGGCCACGCCGAGGATGTGTATTCTTGCGTATAGTACCCTTGGGATGTTATCCTTGAATCTTAGGATGCCTGCGGCGCTTATCAATAATAGGATTGATGAGATTAATAGTATGGCTGATCTGATTATTATTATGGGATTCAATCTTATTCACCCCTTTAGGACCTTTGCAAATGCTATTGTGCCTACGGGTCCGAGTAGTACGAGTGCATAGGCAATGTCTCGGCAGAATCCTATACCATGGATTTTATTTATGAGTATGAGTATTGTTGCCACTGCGATAGTTAATGCTGAAACTCCTACAAGGCCCATTGCTATTGTTTTTCTTGTTGCTATTCTGACAGCTGCTATTATGAATATTGCGAGGGATGCGAGTAGAATATATTCTGAGATTAGGAGTAGGTTCATTTTCCCCCCCTCTTATTCGAGCATTTTTTTGATGTAAGATTCAAATGGTATTATTTCCTTTTTTTCTTTTGGTATTATTGTGGCGACTTTTAGTAGTCTTTTTTCTGAATCGAGATCTATTGATAGTGTTCCAGGTGTTAGTGTTATGCTGTTTGCGAGTATGGTCTGTGATATTGGACGCTCTAGTATTGTTTCAATTTCAACCACTACCGGTTTTATATTCCCTGTTAAGACCATTTTAGCCACGTTTAGGGCTGATTTAAGGATATTGTATATTAATATGATGAAGTAGGCGATTCCATAACCGATTCTTGCTATGGACATTGTCTTTACTCCTAACTAATCCGATAATTAACATGATTATTTATGATAATATAAATTTTTCTATCTTTTACCTAACAAAAGAATTTTTAAAAGTAACTCTTTTTGTAACATCCTATAAATTCCAATATATATAATCTAGAAAGTTCTATATGCTGGATCTTCCACACACCTAATATAACCCCCATTAATCCAAATTGGAAAGTTTATAATCTTTTTCAATATCCTTGAATGAACGTTTACAAAATCCCAGATAATGTGAAAATATTCGCCACTGGCCCGTGAAAATTTAACAAAAAAACCAATCAAACCCTCTAGACCCTATAATTTCAAAAATGTATCCACAAACACAGAATATTGTACAATTTCAACCGTATTTTACTGATCAAAGAACCATGAAAAATTATATAAATTTGAACGAATTTACCCGGACAAATTTCTTCTGATCATCCAATAGAATGTTTATTTTCCTTTCCAACGTTCTATTATTTTTTCTTGATACTTTAAGTGCAAGGGCTGCGGCGAGCAATATTGTGGGTAAACCTTGTGAACGAGGTGCTAATGAAAGATCGGCCACCCATAACCTTCTAGGCAACCATGAAGGCTTCATTGAATCCACATCTTCAGCCTTAAGAGGAACAGT
The sequence above is drawn from the Methanothermobacter tenebrarum genome and encodes:
- a CDS encoding MnhB domain-containing protein, whose amino-acid sequence is MSTILKIFAFPASILIICLGISTILGGHITPGGGFQGGAIIAAGFIFCAIVYGSEKTPFKFTHRFMAALESIGAIGYIILGLVGILFSGYFLYNIGVDLYNLLPGVSSVFNYPDAVHAGIIPYLNILIGLKVLVGLSAVVITFLEFKGE
- a CDS encoding EhbH, whose protein sequence is MSEGIRSLIVTFSLVIFGVTLFDTIIGLYKVLNPGISWIYNYVGTRIAPNMVTIVVFDWRGYDTLGEALILVTAVIVTLLIFGRGKVELGGK
- a CDS encoding energy-converting hydrogenase B subunit G, EhbG — encoded protein: MTLYDSIIEKIREIEEKTKKEARVTNISTSAVLTAELTIVSTIFLVILMIRKVNIYIMVLVLLLMGFMLISMTPITVILRREQTDSFHKMIFYVILTFGVLITLLYWGNINV
- the ehbF gene encoding energy conserving hydrogenase EhbF; its protein translation is MKSLIALMVILPILCGLLLNLLHKKDRTIKILALTVAIVLPIIPLIASYGAYYFGGYPPIVENPTLAKYLPAYITGSYLAKFHPAITYIFNSAQRIFIFILGIVAFLAIFTSLNEVKRPSGVYSFLMFMATAAVTAIILADDIFNLYVFFEIAAISQAGIILSSNIKGSYKMALRYLFLGGVAAPMLLLGVALLLGAIGNVNISDMIFAMKNGLIDQSNPIFLTAAGLIFFGWLYGSGLPPFHTIKSGLYSKALPHAASLIQAFSVFTLVALGVIILRLFYYIPVVRWAIIIFSIAAMALGISMAIMQTDFKRLIGFLAVGELGYIGIGLGLGTAMSITAGLFQAVNEAIVTACLFLGFGTILYQTGTSEIDKLGGLLKYKPGVAGLMILAGFIMAGIPPFNVFQSKLMLIESAISAGFPELAIIMILLSIITFMTFMKAYYSIYLKPEPMGLEVKTERIPSSTIFSMIILLVICTILGILPQLATSQFGSIIHALML
- a CDS encoding cation:proton antiporter subunit C produces the protein MIPVQLASFFTAASLILIGIIGVFFIDNLIKKVIALSFISDGVNLFLVTLGYKPGGIVYIHMPGMPSSWFAQNASYPLPFALVLTSIVIGASTLAVMLAIIIVLYHRHGSLSSKILED
- a CDS encoding DUF4040 domain-containing protein, whose protein sequence is MIEYLIMIIIVLGAILALIQRDLLKAAILTGVPGASMAFLYQFLLAPDVALTQAIVGSAIIPVFFALAVYKTRRMEE
- a CDS encoding monovalent cation/H(+) antiporter subunit G; translation: MNPIIIIRSAILLISSILLLISAAGILRFKDNIPRVLYARIHILGVADIACIIALLTLYEPLLAITYFILAPFAAHAIANAYYYGEEDHD
- a CDS encoding monovalent cation/H+ antiporter complex subunit F, with amino-acid sequence MNLLLISEYILLASLAIFIIAAVRIATRKTIAMGLVGVSALTIAVATILILINKIHGIGFCRDIAYALVLLGPVGTIAFAKVLKG
- a CDS encoding Na+/H+ antiporter subunit E, which encodes MSIARIGYGIAYFIILIYNILKSALNVAKMVLTGNIKPVVVEIETILERPISQTILANSITLTPGTLSIDLDSEKRLLKVATIIPKEKKEIIPFESYIKKMLE